The following are encoded together in the Acidobacteriota bacterium genome:
- a CDS encoding M48 family metalloprotease: MARSAVAATLAFVLTTANAAPAIEIVNPALFEKSVAAAAEAVKQYGLLNDPEVQERINRIGYEVAYHADFDSYPFTFAVVDTPIPNAFALPAGQIFVTRGMLDLGLSDDMLAGLLGHEIAHVTSEHFLKQKKRATRLNLLSSLLGVGLIAASASDREDGYVGPYGYTRDQSPTEAAAQAALVGGMAITELVMRSYSREHEDESDEEGQRLAAAAGYDPNALGLLMAKMGERIPQSKAYGYWQTHPFFDSRVQAARARGRYLATLEAAPGEEVDAFRRATQESLLQFAANPSKRLARTGPRESAAVPPALRFLKTMALNAWPSGTAAESIRLDRLHELRARELDRLATSRDYGRITATYRREMETVQALTPDSPFLAVLSQELADLRRQSEELYAQSIDILDRGVFETPFLEAFLSNYPDSPRAPRVALLLGTAYSRLGRETQAVESFLKAWESEPAGEITEDGDSPAAAAQRGLHNLTPVLTRLGSLQHLALQQRDPALGDRAEDRLRKLAGSYDDITSGSEYLERFPEGPHAEEVEERLNQLADLLYKEMVIYQDLGDAAKAIARASQILTHAPLSPTARRLSDERLDEELDA, from the coding sequence ATGGCGCGGTCCGCTGTCGCCGCAACGCTGGCCTTCGTCCTGACCACGGCGAACGCGGCGCCGGCGATCGAGATCGTGAATCCCGCCCTGTTCGAGAAGAGCGTCGCGGCCGCGGCCGAGGCTGTGAAGCAGTACGGACTCCTGAACGATCCGGAAGTGCAGGAGCGGATCAACCGGATCGGATACGAGGTGGCGTACCACGCGGACTTCGACAGCTATCCCTTCACCTTCGCGGTCGTCGACACGCCGATCCCAAACGCCTTCGCCCTCCCGGCCGGCCAGATCTTCGTGACCAGGGGCATGCTCGACTTGGGCCTGTCCGACGACATGCTCGCCGGTCTGCTCGGCCACGAGATCGCGCACGTCACGTCCGAGCACTTCCTGAAGCAGAAGAAGCGTGCGACGAGACTGAACCTGCTGAGTTCCCTGCTCGGAGTGGGGCTGATCGCGGCGAGCGCCTCCGACCGGGAGGACGGCTACGTTGGCCCCTACGGCTACACGAGGGACCAGAGTCCAACCGAGGCAGCAGCCCAGGCCGCGCTGGTCGGCGGCATGGCCATCACCGAACTCGTCATGCGCAGTTACTCGCGCGAGCACGAGGACGAAAGCGACGAGGAAGGCCAGCGTCTCGCGGCGGCCGCCGGTTACGACCCGAACGCCCTCGGCCTGCTGATGGCCAAGATGGGCGAGCGCATTCCGCAGTCGAAGGCGTACGGCTACTGGCAGACGCATCCCTTCTTCGACTCGCGGGTCCAGGCCGCAAGGGCCCGGGGCCGCTATCTCGCGACGCTCGAGGCGGCGCCGGGCGAGGAGGTCGACGCTTTCCGTCGGGCGACCCAGGAGAGCCTGCTGCAGTTCGCGGCGAACCCGTCGAAGCGCCTCGCCCGAACCGGCCCCAGGGAGTCGGCCGCCGTTCCGCCGGCGCTCCGGTTCCTGAAGACGATGGCCCTCAACGCCTGGCCCAGCGGAACGGCAGCCGAGTCGATTCGCTTGGACAGGCTGCATGAGCTGCGGGCCCGGGAACTCGACCGGCTGGCGACGTCGAGGGACTACGGTCGTATCACCGCCACCTACCGCCGCGAGATGGAGACCGTCCAGGCCCTGACCCCGGATTCGCCCTTCCTCGCCGTCCTCAGCCAGGAGCTCGCCGACCTCCGACGTCAATCCGAGGAGCTCTACGCCCAGTCGATCGACATCCTCGATCGCGGCGTGTTCGAAACCCCCTTCCTCGAGGCCTTCCTCTCGAACTACCCCGATTCTCCGCGCGCGCCCAGGGTGGCGCTTCTGCTCGGCACCGCCTACAGCCGGCTGGGCCGCGAGACCCAGGCCGTGGAGAGCTTCCTCAAGGCTTGGGAGTCGGAGCCGGCCGGGGAGATCACCGAGGATGGCGACAGTCCCGCCGCCGCGGCGCAGCGGGGCCTGCACAACCTGACGCCGGTGCTGACCCGACTCGGCTCCCTGCAACACCTGGCCCTCCAGCAACGGGACCCGGCACTCGGAGACCGGGCCGAGGATCGCCTGCGCAAGCTGGCCGGCAGCTACGACGACATCACGAGCGGTTCCGAGTATCTCGAGCGCTTCCCCGAAGGGCCCCACGCCGAAGAGGTCGAGGAGCGACTGAACCAGCTGGCGGACCTGCTCTACAAGGAGATGGTGATCTACCAGGATCTGGGCGACGCGGCGAAGGCGATTGCGCGCGCCAGTCAGATCCTCACCCACGCCCCCCTCTCGCCAACCGCCCGACGGCTCAGTGACGAGCGGCTCGACGAGGAACTCGACGCGTAG
- a CDS encoding YIP1 family protein, giving the protein MSRRSRGGVRGAIRSSTVVEVLARPQRCLARLREVSPWVGALLAVTISAAAVGGLSSPFSEKGIRLAMEERFAEADAAVMVEGATAPWLAVAGEVVVAPLRIVVQALFVWGLMLSFGGRGTFRQTLSVTVHLNVVSQLHAWAGFVWLTLRGVEAIESVADAAPTLGLNMVTKSDGPWLDAVLGGINPFSVWFAALLGAAAVIVFGIRRSSGVAVGTAYWLITVALAAAGRTLATRLLEV; this is encoded by the coding sequence ATGTCGAGGAGATCTAGGGGTGGCGTGCGGGGAGCTATTCGCTCCTCCACGGTCGTAGAGGTACTCGCGCGGCCTCAGCGGTGCCTGGCTCGCCTCCGAGAGGTGTCCCCGTGGGTGGGCGCGCTCCTGGCGGTAACGATCAGTGCAGCAGCCGTTGGCGGACTCTCAAGCCCTTTCTCGGAGAAGGGTATCCGTCTGGCCATGGAGGAGAGATTCGCTGAAGCCGATGCCGCGGTCATGGTTGAAGGGGCCACGGCCCCGTGGTTGGCCGTCGCCGGAGAAGTGGTTGTAGCACCACTGAGAATCGTCGTTCAAGCTCTGTTCGTATGGGGCTTGATGCTGTCGTTCGGCGGGCGCGGGACGTTCCGTCAGACGCTCTCGGTGACGGTGCACTTGAACGTTGTTAGTCAGCTTCATGCCTGGGCAGGTTTCGTTTGGCTGACATTGCGGGGCGTTGAGGCCATCGAGTCAGTGGCGGACGCCGCGCCGACACTGGGCCTTAACATGGTAACTAAGAGCGACGGTCCGTGGCTGGATGCCGTGCTTGGCGGCATCAATCCGTTCTCCGTCTGGTTTGCGGCGCTGTTGGGCGCGGCGGCTGTGATCGTCTTCGGGATCCGGCGGTCCTCCGGAGTGGCGGTAGGGACGGCGTACTGGCTCATCACCGTAGCTCTTGCAGCGGCAGGCAGAACACTGGCGACGCGACTCCTTGAGGTCTAG
- a CDS encoding TRAP transporter large permease subunit, whose product MTEVAAAAPSRVPVRFLHRLEDGVSTVLLGAMVLLPLAEIVARRLGTGIPGALPFEQHLTLWVAFLGAALAAREGRLLALATGNFLPEGRFRAVAAVFTGGVSAMVATLLGTASLDLVRIEREGGIEMAAGVPVWVGQAVMPVGFAILALRLVWKSSDLWAGRALAGFGIVLGLWIGANADSFADRAVTPWLVLILASTLLGGPIFAALGGAAVFLFLTDWVPLAAIPAESYRLAVSPTLAAIPLFTLTGFLLAEGGASERLLRVFRALFGWAPGSTAVVCAVVCAFFTVFTGGSGVTILALGGVLFAALSADGYRERFSLGLLTSSGSLGLLLPPALPLILFGIVAEVPIEDLFIGGLLPGLLLIALIGLWGVREGLRAGAGAGATPISAKEGKALSESSPSERLPRVLGRWLPPRVNEIVLAVWAGKWELLLPFVILGAFFSGYATLVETAALAALYAFVVQCLVHRDVKLGKPLLAVFRQCAVLVGGVLIILVVAMGLTSWLVDAQAAQALVDLVQNNIESKIVFLLALNVFLLLVGCLMDIFSATVVVVPLIIPLGLAFGVDPIHLGIIFVANLELGYLTPPVGLNLFLASYRFERPLLAVYRAAVPALVILGFGVLLITYVPGLTLGLLELLGRR is encoded by the coding sequence TTGACTGAAGTCGCCGCCGCGGCCCCCTCCAGGGTCCCGGTGCGCTTCCTCCACCGGCTGGAGGACGGTGTCTCGACTGTCCTGCTCGGCGCGATGGTGCTCCTGCCCCTGGCGGAGATCGTCGCCCGCCGGCTCGGCACCGGCATCCCGGGCGCGCTTCCGTTCGAGCAGCACCTGACCCTGTGGGTCGCGTTCCTGGGAGCGGCCCTGGCGGCGAGAGAGGGGCGCCTGCTCGCCCTGGCTACCGGCAACTTCCTGCCGGAAGGCAGGTTCCGGGCCGTCGCCGCGGTGTTCACCGGCGGCGTCAGCGCGATGGTCGCGACCCTGCTGGGAACGGCCAGCCTGGACCTGGTGCGGATCGAACGCGAGGGCGGCATCGAGATGGCGGCCGGCGTGCCGGTATGGGTGGGGCAGGCGGTCATGCCGGTCGGCTTCGCGATCCTGGCCCTGCGCCTGGTCTGGAAGTCGTCGGACCTGTGGGCGGGTCGAGCCCTGGCCGGGTTCGGCATCGTGCTCGGTCTGTGGATTGGCGCGAACGCGGACTCCTTCGCTGATCGCGCCGTCACACCCTGGCTGGTCCTGATCCTCGCCTCGACTCTCCTGGGCGGACCGATCTTCGCCGCTCTGGGCGGTGCCGCGGTCTTCCTGTTCCTGACGGACTGGGTACCGCTCGCCGCGATCCCGGCGGAGAGCTACCGGCTCGCGGTGTCGCCGACCCTGGCGGCAATCCCGCTGTTCACGCTGACCGGATTCCTGCTCGCCGAGGGCGGGGCGTCGGAAAGGCTGCTCAGGGTGTTCCGCGCCCTGTTCGGCTGGGCGCCGGGCAGCACCGCCGTGGTGTGCGCCGTCGTTTGCGCGTTCTTTACCGTCTTCACGGGCGGTTCCGGCGTCACGATCCTGGCGCTGGGCGGCGTCCTCTTCGCCGCCCTTTCGGCCGATGGCTATCGCGAGCGCTTCTCGCTGGGCCTGCTGACCTCGTCCGGTTCGCTCGGTCTGCTGCTGCCGCCGGCCCTGCCGCTCATCCTCTTCGGCATCGTCGCCGAAGTGCCGATCGAGGACCTGTTCATCGGCGGGCTCCTCCCGGGGCTTCTGCTGATCGCGCTCATAGGGCTATGGGGCGTCAGGGAGGGTTTGCGCGCCGGCGCCGGCGCCGGCGCGACCCCGATCTCCGCGAAGGAAGGGAAAGCGCTGTCGGAGTCCTCCCCGTCGGAACGGTTGCCGCGGGTTCTCGGGCGATGGCTGCCGCCCCGTGTCAACGAGATTGTGCTTGCCGTCTGGGCCGGCAAGTGGGAGCTGTTGCTGCCCTTTGTCATTCTCGGCGCGTTCTTCAGCGGCTACGCGACCCTGGTCGAAACGGCGGCGCTGGCCGCTCTCTACGCCTTCGTCGTCCAGTGCCTGGTGCACCGCGACGTGAAGCTGGGCAAGCCACTGCTGGCCGTCTTCCGGCAGTGTGCCGTCCTGGTAGGCGGCGTGCTGATCATCCTGGTCGTGGCGATGGGCCTCACGAGTTGGCTGGTGGACGCCCAGGCGGCCCAGGCACTCGTCGACCTGGTGCAGAACAACATCGAGTCGAAGATCGTCTTCCTGCTCGCGCTCAACGTCTTCCTGCTGCTGGTCGGCTGCCTGATGGACATTTTCTCGGCCACCGTCGTCGTCGTGCCGCTGATCATCCCGCTCGGCCTGGCCTTCGGCGTCGACCCGATCCACCTCGGGATCATCTTCGTCGCCAACCTGGAGCTCGGCTACCTGACGCCGCCGGTGGGCCTCAACCTCTTCCTGGCGTCCTACCGTTTCGAGCGACCGCTGCTGGCGGTCTATCGGGCCGCAGTGCCGGCACTGGTCATCCTCGGCTTCGGCGTCCTGCTGATCACGTATGTTCCGGGGCTCACCCTGGGCCTGCTCGAGTTGCTGGGGAGACGCTGA
- a CDS encoding ABC transporter ATP-binding protein translates to MEAIKAEELTRSYGGNVVVDGVDLDVRAGQILGFVGPNGAGKTTTLSMLTGLVEPTKGSVRLLGRPLDINDTKLKQQLGIVPDHSDLYESLTGEELLLSYARIYGLSREDAGQRTDEALAVFDLEGAAKRPVTTYSHGMKKKIRLAAATLHAPRILFLDEPFEGMDALSARTVVSILQQMAEQDGVAVFLTSHMLDYVERASTHIAVIRDGKVLLSCSKAEFQELPKSEEDNGAGRLESLILSLSARERFSGLSWIGGRG, encoded by the coding sequence ATGGAAGCGATCAAGGCAGAAGAGTTGACCCGGTCTTACGGGGGGAACGTCGTCGTCGACGGCGTCGATTTGGATGTCCGGGCAGGGCAGATCCTGGGATTCGTCGGTCCGAACGGGGCCGGCAAGACTACGACCTTGTCCATGCTGACCGGGCTCGTGGAGCCGACGAAGGGTTCGGTCCGGCTTCTCGGCAGGCCGCTCGACATCAACGACACGAAACTCAAACAGCAGCTCGGGATCGTGCCGGATCACAGCGACCTCTACGAGAGCCTGACGGGGGAGGAGTTGCTGCTGTCGTACGCCCGCATTTACGGCCTGAGCCGCGAAGACGCCGGACAACGAACCGATGAGGCGCTCGCGGTCTTCGACCTTGAGGGCGCCGCCAAGCGACCGGTCACCACCTACTCCCACGGCATGAAGAAGAAGATCCGGCTTGCGGCGGCTACACTTCATGCGCCCCGGATCCTGTTCCTCGACGAGCCCTTTGAGGGAATGGACGCCCTGAGCGCCCGTACCGTCGTCTCGATTCTGCAGCAGATGGCGGAGCAGGACGGCGTAGCGGTCTTCCTGACGTCCCACATGCTCGACTACGTAGAGCGTGCCTCAACCCATATCGCCGTCATCAGGGACGGCAAGGTTCTCCTGTCGTGTTCCAAGGCGGAGTTTCAAGAGCTGCCCAAGTCCGAGGAGGACAACGGCGCGGGACGGCTCGAGAGCCTCATTCTCAGTCTCTCTGCGCGTGAGCGGTTCTCCGGCCTTTCTTGGATCGGCGGTAGAGGCTGA
- the dctP gene encoding TRAP transporter substrate-binding protein DctP has protein sequence MNAAAPSVRFLPLILITALVTLAAQPVAGAGFAVKMATLSPDGSPWDGFFETMGRDWEAGTDGRVSLTIYPGGVAGDEPDILRKMKIGQYHAAALSVAGLADISKDFTVFEIPLFFHDEQEMFHVLRELTPGLRETLDDEGFVLLGWGYVGQVHFFTNERARTVEEMQRLKIFTWAGDEAMTSWWREGGFKPVALAATDIVTGLQTGMIDALAVPPIYAMQVQFFKQARYFADIPLIPMMGAIVVTKRAWNRISEEDREVMIAAGQRAEKSIFETIPTLEQTAIRLMGGQGLEVVPIVGSEVEDNWVEIANDFAASMRGKTVPEAIFDRAEAVRDAYRRQSSVD, from the coding sequence GTGAACGCCGCCGCGCCATCCGTCCGGTTTCTGCCGCTGATCCTGATCACGGCGCTCGTGACGCTTGCCGCGCAGCCCGTCGCCGGTGCCGGATTCGCGGTCAAGATGGCGACGCTTTCGCCCGACGGCTCGCCGTGGGACGGCTTCTTCGAGACGATGGGCAGGGACTGGGAGGCCGGCACCGATGGCCGGGTCAGTCTCACGATCTACCCTGGCGGCGTCGCCGGAGACGAACCGGACATCCTGCGCAAGATGAAGATCGGCCAATACCACGCGGCCGCCCTCTCGGTCGCCGGTCTGGCCGACATCTCGAAGGACTTCACCGTCTTCGAGATCCCCCTGTTCTTTCATGACGAGCAGGAGATGTTCCATGTGCTGCGGGAACTGACGCCCGGTCTGCGCGAGACGCTGGACGACGAGGGCTTCGTGCTGCTCGGCTGGGGCTACGTCGGCCAGGTCCACTTCTTCACGAACGAGAGGGCGCGCACGGTCGAGGAAATGCAGCGCCTCAAGATCTTCACCTGGGCGGGCGACGAGGCGATGACGAGCTGGTGGCGCGAGGGCGGCTTCAAGCCGGTGGCGCTCGCGGCCACCGACATCGTGACCGGGCTCCAGACGGGCATGATCGACGCGCTCGCGGTGCCGCCGATCTACGCCATGCAGGTCCAGTTCTTCAAGCAGGCCAGGTACTTCGCCGACATTCCTCTGATTCCGATGATGGGCGCCATCGTGGTTACCAAGCGGGCATGGAACCGGATCTCCGAGGAGGACCGGGAGGTGATGATCGCGGCCGGTCAGCGGGCCGAGAAGAGCATCTTCGAGACGATCCCCACCCTTGAGCAGACGGCGATCCGGCTGATGGGCGGGCAGGGCCTGGAAGTCGTGCCGATCGTCGGCAGCGAGGTCGAGGACAACTGGGTCGAGATCGCCAACGACTTCGCGGCCAGCATGCGCGGGAAGACGGTTCCCGAGGCGATCTTCGACCGGGCGGAGGCGGTTCGGGACGCCTACCGCCGGCAGTCATCGGTTGACTGA
- a CDS encoding Smr/MutS family protein — protein MDLHPFQPGEVKDVVESYLDAAYEKGFREVRIIHGRGIGVQRQIVRKVLERDPRVVSFRSGGPGGGGWGATVARLR, from the coding sequence ATGGACCTGCATCCGTTTCAGCCGGGGGAAGTGAAGGATGTCGTCGAGAGCTATCTGGATGCTGCGTACGAGAAGGGGTTCCGGGAGGTGCGGATCATCCACGGGCGGGGCATCGGTGTGCAGCGGCAGATCGTGCGCAAGGTGCTGGAACGGGATCCGCGGGTCGTCTCGTTCAGGAGCGGCGGGCCGGGCGGGGGCGGCTGGGGCGCCACCGTGGCGCGGCTGCGGTAG
- a CDS encoding cysteine peptidase family C39 domain-containing protein, translating into MLAVACLALAASSVAGLSFFVVTRGPSYFDRLIWAASLDHAAPVPAGFVPQRGASDCGPASLKMVLDHHGFHAVTLEEIESAAATGPRGTSLLALKNISENQGLRSRGFQLSIEKLADLPMPAIAHVHGDHFVVLRSIDPSGVVVDDPSIGRLRMSSARFGRAWDGIVLVFDPDSSGPAELAQPSARPSGAAA; encoded by the coding sequence GTGCTCGCGGTCGCCTGCCTGGCGCTGGCTGCCTCCTCAGTAGCCGGACTCTCTTTCTTCGTTGTAACCCGAGGTCCGAGCTACTTCGATCGCTTGATCTGGGCCGCATCGCTCGACCACGCAGCGCCAGTGCCCGCCGGTTTCGTCCCGCAGCGTGGCGCCTCTGACTGTGGGCCGGCCTCCCTCAAGATGGTCCTTGATCACCATGGCTTCCACGCCGTGACCCTTGAAGAGATCGAATCAGCCGCGGCGACCGGGCCGCGAGGCACGAGCCTACTGGCCCTAAAGAACATCTCGGAGAACCAGGGGCTTCGAAGCCGTGGCTTCCAGCTGTCGATCGAGAAGCTGGCTGATCTGCCCATGCCGGCGATAGCTCACGTTCACGGCGACCACTTCGTTGTGCTGAGGAGCATCGACCCCTCCGGTGTGGTCGTGGACGATCCCTCGATTGGTCGTCTACGAATGAGCAGTGCCCGCTTCGGCCGGGCCTGGGACGGAATAGTCCTCGTCTTCGACCCCGACTCCAGCGGACCCGCTGAGTTGGCTCAGCCATCCGCCAGACCTAGTGGCGCGGCCGCGTGA